In a single window of the Actinomycetota bacterium genome:
- a CDS encoding TetR/AcrR family transcriptional regulator codes for MVAEPRSPRNAKTQVKRDRIVGSAMRQFAEHGYQGAKVEDIAIELGIAKGSIFQHFGSKSGLFLQAYKRAVLTLPAWLDAP; via the coding sequence ATGGTCGCCGAGCCGAGATCGCCAAGGAACGCCAAGACGCAGGTCAAGCGCGACCGCATCGTGGGATCGGCGATGCGCCAGTTCGCCGAGCACGGCTACCAGGGCGCCAAGGTCGAGGACATCGCCATCGAGCTCGGCATCGCCAAGGGTTCGATCTTCCAGCACTTCGGGTCGAAGTCCGGCCTGTTCCTGCAGGCGTACAAACGTGCGGTGCTGACGCTCCCCGCCTGGCTCGACGCTCCC
- a CDS encoding cobalamin-dependent protein (Presence of a B(12) (cobalamin)-binding domain implies dependence on cobalamin itself, in one of its several forms, or in some unusual lineages, dependence on a cobalamin-like analog.): MQEDLEVLKRALIAADMDLGVAAARRLVDSGADPTWILEQGMAVAMFDLGEMWKRGEVFLPEVVASAEVFKRCNAIVEPALLAMRDANTEASAIVVLATVKGDLHDLGKNMVGAMLRTSGFDVHDIGKDVSADRIVEVVRELRPQIVGLSALLTTTVPYQQRVIEKLEAEGLRNRVKVMVGGAPVTPEWAEQIGADGYANNAPEAVEIAKKLVGAAQ, from the coding sequence ATGCAGGAAGACCTCGAGGTCCTGAAACGGGCGCTGATCGCCGCCGACATGGATCTCGGCGTCGCCGCGGCCCGGCGGCTCGTGGATTCGGGCGCCGACCCGACGTGGATCCTCGAGCAGGGCATGGCCGTGGCCATGTTCGACCTCGGGGAGATGTGGAAGCGGGGCGAGGTGTTCCTGCCCGAGGTCGTCGCGAGCGCCGAGGTGTTCAAGCGCTGCAACGCGATCGTCGAGCCGGCCCTGCTGGCGATGCGCGACGCGAACACCGAGGCGAGCGCGATCGTCGTGCTCGCGACCGTCAAGGGCGACCTGCACGACTTGGGGAAGAACATGGTGGGTGCGATGCTTCGCACCAGCGGCTTCGACGTGCACGACATCGGCAAGGACGTGAGCGCGGACCGCATCGTGGAGGTCGTGCGCGAGCTGCGACCCCAGATCGTCGGGCTCTCGGCGCTGCTGACCACCACGGTCCCGTATCAGCAGAGGGTCATCGAGAAGCTGGAGGCCGAGGGGTTGAGGAACCGGGTGAAGGTCATGGTCGGGGGCGCGCCGGTCACGCCCGAATGGGCGGAGCAGATCGGCGCCGACGGCTACGCGAACAACGCCCCCGAGGCGGTCGAGATCGCGAAGAAGCTCGTGGGGGCGGCCCAATGA